AAGAACAAACATCATAAACCTCACTCACACTATGATCCCTCTTGGTTCTATTCTTGTACCTTCTACGAATTTCACAAGGAGGTACTAGCCAAACGTCATCTTTGCTCATCCTATTTGGTGAATCTTGACTCTCTGGCTGCTAAAGGGATcaattttactcttctgttcgaTGCCCTGAAGTGGACTCCACTGCTCCACATTCATAAACTGGTTTACCCGGGGCTGGTCCGGGAATTCTATGTGAACATGCGCCTAATAGATGGCTCAATCCATTCCTATGTCAAACGTGTTTACATGACTCTCAACCCTCAGACCATAAGCGCTGCTCTAGGGTACCCGGATGAAGGATCAAAAGTATACATGGCTGATAGATGGGATGACTAGGTTGGAGTCACTCATCAAACTGTTCTGCAACACATTTGTGCAAACTTGTCTGGCTTAGATGGATCAGTTCCCACTCATAAAGCTCTTGGCCCTGAGAACTCACTGCTACACCGCATCATCACACACATCCTGACACCACAAAGTGGTTCTCACCACAGAGTAACGCTTTCTGACTCCATTGTTCTCTTTGCTCTTGTTACCTCTTCTCCAATTTTCTTTGCTTATCTTATGATTCGTCACATGTGGGAGTCTGTTAGAAGTACTAAAAAGGCTAATCTCCCTTATGGAATGTTCCTCACTAGTATCTTCGAGTACTTTAAAGTTGATTTAACTAATGAGGCTGTTGAGAACAAGGTTTCACAGATCAAAGGAGGAGGAGCTTCTGGTAAGAAAAGCAAGCGCTCAATGCCTTCTAAGCCGTCTCTCAGCGACCTTGAGAGTCGCCCTGCTGAACCATCTAAAGTGACTGAATCCATCAAAGAAGTCCTTAATGAATTTCTCAACATGTCCAAGTTAATGTTTCAATCACACAAGGCTGCCCGAAAGTTAGcatatgaaaatgaaaaatcTTGGCAGAAATGTCAAGAACGGGTGGGCTTGATGATTCAAAGCTTTGAAAATGAGATGGGAacaaagaacaaggaagaagattCTGGCTCGGAGTACAACCTCTCTGATGATTAAACTTCTATTTAATGTTTGATATTGGCACACTTAGGCTCAATTTGATACTATGTTTTAATTACTGTTAGTACTATGAATCTGTGATACTCTGTAGACACTTTTGGAAATATTTTGGACATTATGCTTGCTATATCATATTCTTTTTGCAGGTACCCCTTGATGCCAAAAGGGGGAGGAATGTGAAAATTGAAACAGGAAAAACAGGGGAGACAGAGGATGAAATTCTCTTTTTGAGAGTTCATGATCACCCTTGTTAAAAGGATACACTTGATGCTTGATAATGCATAATTTATCATGTGATTGCTGATGTTGCTTGATGTTTATCTTGATAAAATGCTTGATTGATTATAATTGTGATACATTTATTTTTCCCATATGGCTGCCTGGTTGTTAATATGCATGTGTGGAAGCAATTGATTCATCTTGATGAATAAGTTTTGGATTAGGAACATACAtctggttcatcttggtaaacATGCTTGCTGAATACtttatttttggcagttcctttTAAGCATTGGGTATGAATATAAATGTTGAAAATTGTTGTGATCATGTCATGATTAAAAATAGGggtaagtacgattttggtcccttAAGTTTAGTGCTAGAATCGAATTCGTCCCTCTTGTTAATTTGGGTTTAAAGTCGTCCTTAACGTTTTTTtccgtattaaaatcgtcctttttaattttttggacaaaaataccctcACCACTACCAACATAATTActtcctccaccaccaccaccaacaccaacaccaccGCCAcaacctccaccaccaccaacgCCGCCGCCGTCCCCCTCCCCGCtttccccctccccctccccctccccctccccctgtccccttccccctccccctccccctccctgCCTCCCTgcacccccacccccacccccacccccgCCCCGCGTtccctccccctccccctccccgtTTTCCCTTCCCCGCACCCCCACCGCCACCCCACCCCCACCCCGCGTCACCCTCCCTCGCCGTCTTCCCTTCCCAGCACTCCCACCCCACCCCGCgtcccctccccctccccgtTTTCCCTTCCCAGCACCCCCACCCCACCCCGCGTCACCTCCCCCTCCACGTTTTTCCTTCCCTGCACCCACACTCTCACCACGCGGCCCCACCCCTTCCCCGTCTCCCCTTCCCCCCACcctccacctccacctccaccaccaccaaagaagcagaaacaaagcagaaaatcaacaaatccaatacaaatttaacacaagcaaaaacagaaagcaacaaatcaacaaagaagaagaagaaggtgatgGTGGTGCGGTGCGGTGCCGGAGGGCGGCAAGGCGGCGGCAGGACGGCggcttcccttcccccttcatcgtcatcatcatcagagTTCTGGAGGAGGAGGAGGCGACGACGAGGTCACGGCGGCGATGACGGAGGCTCCCCGGCGCCGTCCCCCTCCCCTCCCCTCCCCTCCCCTCCACCTTCATTTCGTAACCCTTTTCTTCTCCCACCCCCAACGCGTTTTTAtgggttttttttattttataatttttattattaaaataggataggggtagtttaggaataaaataaaaaattttattgaaaaggacgattttaatacgaaaaaaacaTTAAGGACGACTTTAATGGCAAAATAACAAAAGGGACGAATTCGATTTTGGCACTAAACTTaagggaccaaaatcgtacttaccccttaaaaatattttcttaccATATGTATGTTGCTCTGATTTGATTAGGAAATATTTTAAAACAGCAATTTACTCTCAAATTTTTCTGTTATGAGATTGAGCAGAAAATCATATTATTGATATCAAATGAGTTTTGACTATCATACAAatctgctcataaatcaagccaTTCAACATTTAACATTGAATATGTTGAATAACATTGTTGCCTTAGGCTTGATAAAATTGTTACAGGTTGGAgcttcccttggtaaaatagcatatattaagggggagccatgtgacaattagaaagggggagaaattaaaatattcaaaggGAGTATTCTATActtcaatctttaatttcttttcatttcaattttaataatgtttgtcatcaagggggagattgatgagtttggaaaactcttatttaatttaatgatGATCGaacattattaatataataaattgtaaaattattaacTTGATTTCTATTCATATATgctaatttaaataattttgctATGCAGATTTTGTGATTGGACCGAAAAATTGGCTAGCCCAACATGAATCCATACTCAACCTTGATATTAATTTATTGTGATTATAATGGCTGAAACTATGATGCTAATTGGgccgaaaataaaaaaaatatacagcAAGCCCAATTTGATTAAAAACATTCAGcattgatataaaattatttttcatccTTATGGCtgaatatttttgttatgaGAATGGGCCAGATTGGATTGTTTTTGCTACAAGACCCAATTATGATCTTTGCTAATAGACCAAGACTTGGTCCGAATTCATTAAgcaaagaaagcaaagttctaTGTTTCCAACAGATCCCACCTCAATTTTGGtggatttcaaattcaattaaacTTGAAGTGACTTGCATTggaaatatgaaagagaaagagaaaagtgaTCTGATGGCTTTAATGTAGCTTACACGCTACTACACAAAAGCATGGGGAGTTgatcttaattaatttatttgtgaatAACACTCATTACTCATAGCTTTATTTTTTCTCCATTCTCTCTCTACTCTTTCTTCTTGTTTCGGTCATTACCCAGCATCCATGGAAGCTAAGCCTAGCCACCGAAAAGAAGAAAATGCAAGCAACAAGACCATcacaatgatggcaagaaaaaggaaacaaaaaatATGCTGTGGCTAAGATTCTCTTTCACTTATGGTAAGATTTTGTGAAGAGATCTTGGCTTCTCCATACCAAAAATAGATAAGAAAGATTTCGGCCAGCAAGGAGAAGATCTTTGGAATGGCTTGTCTCTGCTTTTGAGTTCACTCATCACAGAAGGTAGCTAGGGTGGTTACGTGAGGGAGGAAGCAAAAGTGGAGCAGATGAAGCTATCttatcatgaagcatcaagggccagaaatttatcttggagagcaagccaaggatgaagaactcggattgatgaagattgatgaccaaggaaggactagaggtaattgcatattgggttttgcatgggttatctcttttctctctctggCTGAACCGGTTTTGTTCATGAAGGAAGAAGAAGTTGGCTTGGTTTTTAGCTTCAAAGGTGGAGGCTTCCCTCTTCTATAAAAAGGCAGAACAGCCACGGTTTGAAGTAAGGAGAAAGTGTGAGAGTGCGAGGCACagtgttctcagagctacctgagctaacagatttctcttctccttcaatgtattctgttttgtatttttctgtttaattttgtcatgtcttgtgtctcatggaaaaaggcaaacagtgagatttgtatgaaaaagccatagagcgaaaaaaggcagatagtacaaaattaaaagaaaaaaccatagatgtccttagagttcctttgttcatctatattgtgtttcatgattctgtgggaatccccttgtaagttgggttggCACTTTACAGTCTGTAATCAAgaagattatagtgaaattctatcaTTGTTGTGATAGAGACTGGATGTAAGCTGCACTGCagttagcagctgaaccaggatatatctgggtgtaattttctctctcttctactccatttctgtttctgctgcacaggagctaaaactgaaaaatatctcgtgccaagtgacgagacaaaaacaaaagtctcgtggctagggacgagacaaaaataaaaaaagtctcCTCAAAGACCAACAAGTGTAACTAagcaaaaaggggctaagattcaacccccattctcttagccactgaaactaTCAATTTCAAAATCCGGAGTTTGTTGCCCAATTCAGGCCCATAGCCCTTTCCAATGTGAGATACAAAATCTTGACAAAAATCCTTGTAAAGAGATTGAAGCCCCTTCTTAATAAAAGGATATCTCCGCACCAATCCAGTTTCATACCAGGCAGGAACATCCAGGATAACATCCTTATAGCCAAAAAAATTATGCATTCCCTGAAAAGGATTAAAGGAAAGAGAGGATATATGGCAATAAAGATTGACTTTGAAAAAGCCTACGACAAGATTAACTGGAAATTTATTCAGAGAAGGCTGAGTGACTTCAAGCTCCCTACCAAGATCGGCAACATCATAATGCAAGGGGTACAATCGGTCAACTTTAATATCCTGTGGAATGGTAATAAAACCAGAGATTTCAAACCCGGTAGGGGAGTGAGGCAGGGAGATCCAATATTCCCCTATCTCTTTGTGATTTGCATGGACTATCTATCACAGAACATTGAACAATAAGTGGAGGAGGAAAACTAGAGTCCTATAAGGGTGGGGAGGAATGGCCCCAAAATTTCGCACCTCATGTTCGCAGACGACCTCTTGCTATTTGCGGAAGCTTCTGTCAGCCAGATTACTATAACTAAAGAAGTATTGGTGAACTTTCATGCCAGTGCAGGGATAAAAGTCAACAAGGACAAATCCACCATAGTATTCTCCAAGAACGCAGCAACCCACATCAGACAGGAAATTACTAGTAGAACTGATTTCAAGGAAAATAACACTTTGGAAAGATATCTGGGGGCTATGATAAACAACAACAGGAAAGGCAAGGAGAATTTCAAAACTGTCATCGATAGAGTCCATAGTAAGTTAAAAGGTTGGAAGAGCAAGTGCTTATCCCTTGCGGGAAGGATCACCTTAGACCCAATCAGCCATCAGTCCCAGTGTAAACTTTGAGATGCAAAACAGAAGGGTGTCTAAAGTAATATGCGAAGAAATTGAGAAGCTGCAAAGAGGATTTATTTGGGGAGAAACTGAAACTCAAAGAAAATCTACGCTgatgaataaataaaagttgAAGATAGTATTTTGCAACAAAGTTAAAAAATTACAGGTGGCGGTGATAGTGGTAGAAAGTTATGGTAGCGACAGCGTTAATATCGGTGGTAGATGATGGTAGAGAACTAATAAAGATAAAATGGACATTTGAATTAAGGGAAGTTCTATGGTGTTTACCAACATAGTCATCATATCATGCGGTCTGTATGTGTCGCTGTGGGGATGTGACACGTGTTTGTGGAGACTGGTCAAAGGTGCTTTGTTGATGCGGTAACGGTAAGGGAGCTCATCGTGATTCTGTTTTCCGTTTGGCCTAAATGTATTAATTAACGTAACTGAAGTGTTTATATTAAGTAGTAATATGGGCTAGTCCAATGAGGTGTTATTGGGCCATGGGAGTTTTGGGCTGAGGTAGTTGGATTTTTTGGCACTTTGAATTTTAATACTAGTTTAGTCTAGTAGTGttgtcataaaaaataatgataataacttTCTGGTTCAAAGGTTCAAAGCACCTGTGATGTAGACTTATTGAAATCCTAAATCATCCTGTTtgctaaaaattttaaactccGACGTGATAACTAAATATCCTAATTATGTAAGCTCATTTAAATCATAAACTTTAGTCTAATGCATAATGCATGATTTATTCTGCACGTATATCACGGTATATGCTACTTTATATGATACAACTATATGTATCaataatttatcaaaaatttattatcctaaaaaaaaattacagtGAATCATGACTTAATGCCCTTTACACATTTGTCCTATAAATCTTTTTTCTTTGTAAACATTATAGAAAGGAataaattaagaatttaaattaatatttttttaaaaaaaatacttgaaatttttgacacaataagaaaattttttttctatattcttATACCAAAACATGTTTGatggataaaaatattttttttgtatgaaatatctaaacataaaatatttttattttttcatgaaaaaataaaaaaaacctaaatttgtttgttgttattttttagtaaatGATCTGTactttttgaaatatttttaggtttttttaaagtaaaatttgaaacaattgtCTTTTTGATATACATAAATgtaaaattaaattacaaaTAATTACGTTTTacgttatttttaaatttttttgacagCCTTAATAGTTAGAAAAGGTCATTTTCTTattgttatataaaaaaaataaaaaataattaaaatttggtaTCTGGAGAGAACATGgtaaaacatgaaataaatttagttaaaaagattataattttattttatttgaatcaacttaatttttaaatgagctaagttattcttgttgagttaacatatttttattataaatttatcaCATATTCATGCATAATATATTTGTACTcctctttttttgttattattattattattaataataattaaaaggTACTCTCTATTTGACATATTATAATACACGTTATGCATGttgactaaattaaaaaattattttcattatttttatgcCAATACTACTAGACTAAACTAGTATTAAAATTCAAAGTGTCAAAAAATCCAACTACTTGAGCCCAAAACCCCCTATGGCCCAATAACAGGTACTGAACTAACCCATATTACTACTTAATATAAACACTTTAGTTACGTACTTATGTTAATTAATACATTTAGGCCAAACGAAAAATGGAACCACGATAAGCTCCTTTACCGTTTTCGCATCCACAAAGCGCCTTTGACCAATCTCCACAAACATGTGTCACATCCCCACAGCGATACATACAGACCGCATGACATGATGATTATGTTGGTAAGCACCATAGAACTTTCCTTGAATTAAATTGTGTTTTGTACACTGTTACCAAacatgttaaaaaaattatgtctATTTATATCCATATCTTTAGTATAATTGTGTTTGTGTCCATCCATTCTAAAAATAGTAACCAAACAGAGCATGATTGTATCATGTATTAGTCACTATTACATTTgatttttttcatcttttattATTGCATTTCAGGGATTATTTTGTAATTCCACTAATAGCTATAAGACAAAATATAAACGTACTATTGGACCGTATGTGACAAAGCAGTGTGCCAATAAAATTGGCTGGTATAGGTGAAAACTTTCCAATAATATATATTCTCAATAAAATTTAGAGAAAAGGACAAATAGGTTCCTGACCTTTTTTCTCGTGGACATTTTTATCCCTGACTATTGAAAAATACTTTGGGAAAAAGATAAATAGGTCCCTGACTTTTTAAGTTTTTGACAAATTCATTcctgacaaaatttaaatacaaaaaagtccCTGACTTTAACAAACGGAGGACAATTTAGTCCTTCCGTCTATTTCCCTCTCACACATCAAACAGAACTGGCTGAGGTGGCTATAACGGTGTCCAGGTGTCCGTTACGGTGCCACACTGGAAGGAAAAAAAGATCGAAGAACAAATAGGTCCTTACTGatcaaaacgacgtcgttttgatAAGGTAACCCTAATGAGATTTAAACTGGGTTTTTGAAGTAACATACACAGCACCTGTTCAGATTTGTTCATGGTGGTGTTGCTTAAATTGATGGCCAGTGATGGAAGCTCATCAATCAAGAGACAACGCGGAGGTGTTGGCAGACGACAGGAAGGCTCTTCTGTAAATGCAGCTCCATGTTCAGTTCAAGCTGGGGATGAGAAAGATTGCATCGCTCCAAAATGCTTCTGCGGGATGTATGCGATATTTTACATGTCGAAGACAAATACTAACCCAAACAAACTATTCTTCGGATGCCCATTCTTCAAGGTAAGCTCACAATTTTTCATGTATATGGATGAAGTTGAGAGTTTTTTTTTATCCCAACATATTTTCATACTATCTGAATTGATTTAGGTGAAACAACCATATTGTAAATTCTTTGTGTGGGTTGATGACCATATTGGAAGAATTGGGTGCATGGAGCCAACAAAGGAATTGGGTGACAATCAGAGCTTAAATGTTGAAGAACATTTTGGGAAGATAGAATTGGAGAACAGAATGGCTGATCTAGAGCAAAGGATAAATTACCTagagaacaagaaaagcagtAACTTCTGGGTCATAGTTCTAAGCTTGATTGTTGTAGTTGTTGGTCTTTGTTTATTTAGggtatgaaaaatatgaaaaaaatgtgGATTGTAATGAATTATATCTGTTAACTATTTTAGCTAATATAAATGAAAGAAAGAAGATTTTAATTATCCATATCTTGTTGGCTTGAAATAGATATAGAATGCGTGTAACATACATGTTTACTTTCAAGAGATGAACCTAAGTCAGAAACAAGCCATATATAATTCATTCAATCAACAATAATTCATTCATTCAACCTAAACCATAATATAGGAATATTGTCATACCACAACATAATAACATCTAGGATAAGTAACTGTAGTAGGTATATCAGCCCTCGGATTCCAAAATACTAATTCATAAGCAACTAAATTGGCTAAAAGAAAGTTTGCCAATATGTATTACAACCAAGTATTGCAgcaaaaaactaatttttgttTCCAAAATAAGTCAGGAACAAGCTTGTCACTTTGTCTGGTTCTTGAAGCCTGAATTTGGTATAAACTTGAATAGTCCTGTTGTGGCAGAAGTTGTTGCTGCCAGTGTCTCCTTTGATACTCCTCCACTAGATGTTGTTGTCACACTTGTTGAAGTTGGTGGAGCAACTTGAGTCTGAGTTGTAGTTGGTGCAGGTGGCCTTTTGATTGGTTGCTTTGGCCTAAATTTAGCTGGTATTTTGGAATGAGTATATTTTGTTGTCTTGATTGGTGCTTGGCTGAATGGTGCTGCATGTGAAGAAGTGTCCTGGGCTTGTTCAGCTGGAGCTGCCTGTTGTGTATTCTGGCCAGCCTACAACATTTATAATGAAGACACATAAATCCTTTAACACTTATAATGAAGACACATAAATCCTTTATCTTTTATAATGAAGACACATAAATCCTCACGTGCTTTGTTACCTCAGGCTCTGGAGCAGATTGGGATAATGGAAGTTCCACTAGTGCCTGACTACTTGAGTTCTGGTGCTTTGGTTTCCTGGTTTTAGGCTTCCAGTTAGGATTAGATGGTGCTCCCTTGCACGTCTTGTAGTTGTGACCCTTCTCGCCGCACTTGCTACATGTTATGCGAAACGTTTTTCTTACCTTGTCCCCTTGGATCAAATCCTCTATTGGATCCTTCTTTCTTTTATGCGCCTTTGGCCTACCAATCGGCCTCTTGATGGGTGGAGGATTTGGCTTGATATAACCTGTTCTATGCCAATATTCTTCACTGGGAACTGGTTGGATTGAGTGTGCATAAGTCAGATGGATGGACTCCATGCAAAGCCATTTGTGCACATAATCTTCTGGCTTGTCATGCTTCTTCCTAATAGCAGCAATCGCATGAACACAAGGCATTCCTATAATTCCACAATCACATTAATAATCTAGAATACATTACTCAGCAAAACAAGTTTTTAATCAAAGGGTAAGTAAGTCAACCTGTTAGTTGCCACATATTGCATGAACAAGTATGCTTCATCAAATCAACATCAACTCTTGATGTTTTTCGACTCACTTCAAACCGCTTCCTCTCGTTGTCACCTGTCCATTCTGCATTCCATCTGTTGCTGGGCCTAATCAATCGGCCAAGTCTTTTCTGCTGTACGGGAGCAAGCTTTCCAGGATATGCTGATAGTAGAGTGATATGCTTCGTCATTCTCCTCATGACATAACAGCGCAACTCTTCACACATTGTAAGAATGAGTTTCATTCTGTACTTTCCTATTTTGGCATTCCAGGATTCACACATATTATTTGTCAAAG
The genomic region above belongs to Arachis stenosperma cultivar V10309 chromosome 5, arast.V10309.gnm1.PFL2, whole genome shotgun sequence and contains:
- the LOC130981606 gene encoding uncharacterized protein LOC130981606, with the translated sequence MGSSAADQHWLSNKIEKRLAIHLQMTRKEASDFLKDEYGIHPHDKMVYRALKEARDRIVGSESEQYGKLRDYQFELLRSNPGSTALLEVIPIPQSPPLLSAIAQDSNNHFYTIAYAVVGSETKESWKWFLTLLQEDLGNASGLLEAMKEVMPEALHRNCVMHMWKNFINRFKDLQVRDVVWECASCSTPPEFVETMEKLKKINEEAWEYLTRFDPRVWVKAYLNHGPKVDSLTNNMCESWNAKIGKYRMKLILTMCEELRCYVMRRMTKHITLLSAYPGKLAPVQQKRLGRLIRPSNRWNAEWTGDNERKRFEVSRKTSRVDVDLMKHTCSCNMWQLTGMPCVHAIAAIRKKHDKPEDYVHKWLCMESIHLTYAHSIQPVPSEEYWHRTGYIKPNPPPIKRPIGRPKAHKRKKDPIEDLIQGDKVRKTFRITCSKCGEKGHNYKTCKGAPSNPNWKPKTRKPKHQNSSSQALVELPLSQSAPEPEAGQNTQQAAPAEQAQDTSSHAAPFSQAPIKTTKYTHSKIPAKFRPKQPIKRPPAPTTTQTQVAPPTSTSVTTTSSGGVSKETLAATTSATTGLFKFIPNSGFKNQTK